Below is a window of Geomonas oryzisoli DNA.
TCGACATCACCGCTTCCTCCGACGAGCGCGACATCATCATCGACGTGGTGCGCAGGACCGCCGAGCGCGTCTTCATGCCGCTCACCGTGGGCGGCGGGGTACGCACCGTCGACGATATCAGGCGCCTTTTGAACGCCGGGGCCGACAAGGTCTCCATCAACACCGCGGCAGTGCATCGTCCCGAGTTCGTGAACGAGGCGGCCGAGAGGTTCGGCTCGCAGTGCACCGTGGTCGCCATCGACGCCCGCTCCCGCGCCAACGGCGGCTGGGAAGTCTACACCCACGGCGGCCGCAACCCGACCGGCATCGACGCGGTCGAGTGGGCGCAGCGCATGGAAGAGCTGGGCGCGGGGGAGATCCTTCTCACCAGCATGGACCGTGACGGCACCAAGGACGGCTACGACCTGCCGCTCACCCGCGCGGTCGTTGACGCGGTCAGCATCCCGGTCATCGCCTCGGGCGGGGTCGGCGGGCTGTCGCACCTCTACGACGGTTTCACCCAGGCCGGCGCCAGCGCCTGTCTCGCCGCCTCCATCTTCCATTACCGCGAGTACACCATCGAAGAAGCCAAGACCTATCTCCGCGAGCGCGGCGTGCCGGTGAGGCTCTAACGACCGGACCAAGTCCCCTCCCCCGGAGGGGGAGGGTTAGGGAGGGGGAAGTTTTTCTTCAGCCAGCATAGCCCCCCTCCCGACCTCCCCCCTCCAGGGGGAGGAGTGATAATGCCAAGGAGCATCCTTATGGAGCAGCATAAAGACGACATCATCGCCGCGGTCTACCGCGTCATCCAGGAGCGCAAGGCCAACCCCAGCGAAAACTCCTACACCGCAAGCCTCATGGCCAAGGGTATCGACAAGATCCTCA
It encodes the following:
- the hisF gene encoding imidazole glycerol phosphate synthase subunit HisF — encoded protein: MLTKRIIPCLDVKGGRVVKGVQFLGLRDAGDPVEIAELYDQQGADELTFLDITASSDERDIIIDVVRRTAERVFMPLTVGGGVRTVDDIRRLLNAGADKVSINTAAVHRPEFVNEAAERFGSQCTVVAIDARSRANGGWEVYTHGGRNPTGIDAVEWAQRMEELGAGEILLTSMDRDGTKDGYDLPLTRAVVDAVSIPVIASGGVGGLSHLYDGFTQAGASACLAASIFHYREYTIEEAKTYLRERGVPVRL